One stretch of Saccharomonospora xinjiangensis XJ-54 DNA includes these proteins:
- a CDS encoding DUF3558 family protein: MTVLTVLTALIAGCDTLDSGLGMSVNAGGTGPARSVPGASTGATGGGIDVDPCALLGAGDRSSAGLTSPGEHITVAGSPACDYVQPGSFGLTVTVDSRTDLEEVRDRAPGAEAVRVGSAHALLVADRDADDGVCSVSVSVGSGDGTVHIDVTNADFHDTTLACTRATTVAELIEPELT, translated from the coding sequence GTGACCGTGTTGACCGTGTTGACTGCGTTGATCGCGGGCTGCGACACGCTCGACAGCGGTCTCGGGATGTCGGTGAACGCGGGCGGAACAGGGCCCGCGCGGTCGGTCCCCGGTGCTTCCACCGGGGCGACCGGGGGAGGGATCGATGTGGACCCATGTGCCCTCCTCGGGGCGGGGGATCGGTCGTCGGCAGGGCTTACGTCGCCGGGGGAGCACATCACGGTCGCCGGGTCTCCAGCCTGCGACTACGTGCAACCGGGGTCGTTCGGGCTCACGGTGACCGTGGACAGCCGCACGGACCTGGAAGAGGTGCGGGACCGCGCGCCGGGAGCCGAGGCCGTGCGAGTGGGTTCCGCGCACGCGCTGCTCGTCGCCGACCGTGACGCCGACGACGGCGTGTGCTCGGTGTCGGTGTCCGTGGGTAGCGGGGACGGCACCGTCCACATCGACGTGACCAACGCCGACTTCCACGACACGACATTGGCCTGTACCCGCGCCACCACAGTGGCCGAGTTGATCGAGCCGGAGCTGACATGA
- a CDS encoding PPE domain-containing protein — MTERPAADRRYESYSHEQMYTEVGHGNDPAEAGEISREWTELARGLREAGDTLAELSGRSESAWQGGAAEALRAMVRDAAEWSQRAAETSETVGNAVAGQAEAAARARAEMPEPVPYDPAEMIRQVVTSGDVWQLVGLSDAMAARRDEAEQARQRAVDVMYARDTALGEAVPGTRFPGPPSLTGPGRDAGGGDGPASMTGRAGPV; from the coding sequence ATGACCGAGAGACCAGCCGCTGACCGCCGCTACGAGTCGTACAGCCACGAGCAGATGTACACCGAGGTCGGCCACGGCAACGATCCGGCGGAAGCGGGAGAAATCAGTCGCGAGTGGACCGAACTCGCGCGGGGGTTGCGGGAGGCCGGGGACACCCTCGCGGAGCTGTCGGGGCGAAGCGAGAGCGCATGGCAGGGTGGTGCGGCGGAGGCACTGCGAGCAATGGTGCGCGATGCGGCCGAGTGGTCGCAGCGGGCGGCCGAGACGTCGGAGACCGTTGGCAACGCCGTGGCGGGGCAGGCGGAGGCGGCGGCGAGGGCGAGGGCGGAGATGCCGGAACCGGTGCCCTACGACCCCGCTGAGATGATCCGCCAGGTCGTCACCAGCGGTGATGTGTGGCAGCTCGTGGGACTCTCCGATGCGATGGCGGCTCGCAGGGACGAGGCCGAGCAGGCCAGGCAACGCGCGGTGGACGTGATGTACGCGCGCGACACCGCGCTCGGTGAGGCTGTTCCCGGAACGCGGTTCCCCGGGCCGCCGTCGTTGACCGGTCCCGGGCGGGACGCGGGCGGCGGCGATGGTCCCGCCTCGATGACCGGAAGGGCGGGGCCGGTGTGA
- a CDS encoding ESX secretion-associated protein EspG translates to MIRVSASAFDVLWSDLGHTHSPRPLAVHSVGRTGQERAGIRAEVYANLAERGLVRGGDVDPELCRRLDVLAGATLTVECEALLDLADAEPLRAVAAAAGERGVLAVQPRRTIALTAIRGAEVFGAAVSVLPDFAAGPGMGVSLPSSALATVADAAVEHSQTRRARVFEQQSREVLAVQSRPVLAAGQLSVRLRCEARLRRVGGVSWFVTDEGGYLGTVAEGRASEPWLSLVPADPARIAGRLADLVEEAGSCA, encoded by the coding sequence GTGATCAGGGTGTCGGCGTCCGCGTTCGACGTCCTGTGGTCCGATCTTGGCCACACGCATTCCCCCCGGCCGTTGGCAGTGCACAGCGTGGGGCGGACAGGACAGGAGCGCGCCGGAATCCGCGCCGAGGTGTACGCCAACCTCGCCGAACGGGGTCTCGTGCGGGGTGGGGACGTCGATCCGGAGCTGTGCCGTCGCCTCGACGTGCTCGCCGGGGCGACACTCACCGTGGAATGCGAGGCACTGCTCGATCTCGCCGATGCCGAGCCGCTGCGGGCCGTCGCGGCGGCAGCGGGCGAGCGTGGCGTGCTCGCCGTTCAACCTCGCCGCACGATCGCCCTCACGGCCATCCGCGGTGCTGAGGTGTTCGGCGCGGCGGTGAGTGTCCTGCCGGACTTCGCCGCGGGCCCCGGCATGGGGGTGAGCCTGCCGTCCTCGGCGCTCGCCACGGTCGCCGACGCCGCGGTGGAACATTCGCAGACCCGCCGTGCCAGGGTGTTCGAGCAGCAGTCGAGGGAGGTGCTCGCCGTTCAGTCCCGCCCTGTGCTCGCAGCCGGTCAGTTGTCCGTTCGCCTGCGGTGCGAGGCGAGGTTGCGGCGCGTCGGTGGTGTCAGCTGGTTCGTCACGGACGAAGGCGGCTACCTCGGCACCGTCGCGGAGGGCAGGGCGAGCGAGCCGTGGCTGAGTCTCGTGCCTGCCGATCCGGCACGGATCGCCGGGCGGCTGGCTGACCTCGTCGAGGAAGCAGGTTCCTGCGCCTGA
- the mraZ gene encoding division/cell wall cluster transcriptional repressor MraZ has product MFLGTHTPKLDDKGRLTLPAKFRDALAGGLMITKGQDHCLYVFPRAEFEQLARKVAEAPFTNESVRAYQRYLFAGTDEQRPDGQGRIAIAPELRRYAGLTKQCVVIGAITRLEIWDAGAWDTYLEEHEDSYAKAQEEILPGMF; this is encoded by the coding sequence GTGTTCCTCGGCACCCACACTCCGAAGCTGGACGACAAGGGGCGGCTCACGCTGCCTGCGAAGTTCCGCGACGCGCTGGCAGGTGGGCTGATGATCACCAAGGGACAGGATCACTGCCTCTATGTCTTCCCGCGTGCCGAGTTCGAGCAGCTTGCCCGCAAGGTCGCGGAGGCTCCGTTCACCAACGAGTCGGTGCGGGCCTACCAGCGGTACCTCTTCGCGGGAACTGACGAGCAACGTCCTGACGGTCAGGGTCGTATCGCCATCGCTCCCGAACTCCGTCGTTACGCGGGACTGACCAAGCAGTGCGTGGTCATCGGCGCGATCACGCGGCTGGAGATCTGGGACGCCGGAGCCTGGGACACCTACCTGGAGGAGCACGAGGACAGTTACGCGAAGGCGCAGGAGGAGATCCTGCCCGGCATGTTCTGA
- the rsmH gene encoding 16S rRNA (cytosine(1402)-N(4))-methyltransferase RsmH: protein MSDSGESGRPAGSGEPEGTVPDATHLPVLVDRVLELFEPAVAGRDAVLIDATLGLGGHTDALLTAFPRLRVIGLDRDPGALERSRQRLAGYGDRVRFVHTVYHRIPEVLADAGLDSVEGVLMDLGVSSMQLDLDERGFAYARDAPLDMRMDPTTGPTAADVLNTYSLDDLTRILRDYGEEKFARRIAKTVVAQRQRSPFETSEALVRLLYDAVPAPSRRTGGHPAKRTFQALRIEVNGELDILREAVPAAIAALGEGGRIVVESYHSLEDRIVKQALATAATSRTPEGLPVELPGHGPQLRLLTRGAEKADEAEIRRNPRAASVRLRAAEKRGADET, encoded by the coding sequence GTGAGCGACAGCGGCGAATCCGGCAGACCCGCCGGGTCCGGCGAACCCGAAGGCACCGTGCCGGACGCCACGCACCTTCCTGTGCTGGTTGACCGGGTGCTGGAACTGTTCGAGCCCGCGGTGGCAGGGCGTGATGCCGTCCTGATCGACGCCACGCTCGGGCTCGGAGGTCACACCGACGCGCTGCTCACGGCGTTTCCCCGGCTCAGGGTGATCGGTCTTGACCGCGATCCCGGTGCGTTGGAGCGTTCGCGGCAGCGACTCGCTGGCTACGGCGATCGGGTCCGCTTCGTGCACACCGTGTACCACCGCATTCCGGAAGTCCTCGCAGACGCCGGGTTGGACTCGGTTGAGGGTGTGCTCATGGATCTCGGGGTCTCGTCCATGCAGCTCGATCTCGACGAGCGTGGTTTCGCGTACGCGCGCGACGCTCCACTGGACATGCGGATGGACCCGACCACAGGGCCGACGGCGGCCGATGTGCTCAACACGTACTCGCTCGACGACCTGACCCGGATTCTGCGTGACTACGGCGAGGAGAAGTTTGCCCGTCGCATCGCGAAGACCGTGGTGGCTCAGCGGCAACGAAGCCCGTTCGAGACCAGTGAGGCGCTCGTGCGGTTGCTGTACGACGCGGTTCCCGCGCCGAGCCGCCGCACCGGAGGACACCCGGCCAAACGCACGTTCCAGGCTTTGCGTATCGAAGTCAACGGCGAGCTCGACATCCTGCGCGAGGCGGTACCCGCCGCGATCGCGGCGCTGGGCGAGGGCGGACGCATCGTCGTGGAGTCGTACCACTCCCTTGAGGACCGCATCGTCAAGCAGGCGCTGGCGACAGCGGCGACGTCGCGCACGCCCGAAGGACTTCCGGTCGAACTTCCCGGCCACGGCCCGCAGCTGCGGTTACTCACGCGGGGAGCCGAGAAGGCGGACGAGGCCGAGATCCGGAGAAATCCGCGTGCGGCCTCGGTCCGGTTGCGTGCGGCCGAGAAGAGAGGAGCAGACGAGACATGA
- a CDS encoding FtsB family cell division protein — MALMLCGVATSLWLSTQAIADSYRLDQLKERNAQLAERAEQLRREVGQLQSPSSLAERAEALGMVPGGNPARLVVKEDGSITVVGEPVEAAKPRTATGPGAEGTGEAP; from the coding sequence ATGGCACTCATGCTTTGCGGGGTCGCCACATCGCTGTGGCTGTCCACGCAGGCCATCGCCGACTCCTACCGGCTCGATCAGCTGAAGGAGCGCAACGCGCAGCTCGCTGAGCGTGCCGAGCAGCTGCGCAGGGAAGTCGGTCAGTTGCAGTCGCCGTCCTCGCTCGCGGAACGCGCCGAAGCGCTCGGCATGGTTCCAGGGGGTAACCCGGCGCGCCTTGTCGTGAAAGAAGACGGCTCTATCACGGTGGTCGGCGAGCCGGTGGAGGCGGCGAAGCCGCGAACCGCCACCGGGCCGGGCGCGGAGGGCACCGGCGAGGCGCCGTAG